The following are from one region of the Heterodontus francisci isolate sHetFra1 chromosome 34, sHetFra1.hap1, whole genome shotgun sequence genome:
- the LOC137348752 gene encoding probable G-protein coupled receptor 139 — protein sequence MHGSVKGLFFAIYYPVLAAIGIPANLIVIVILSRGRCGLSRCLTYYLVSMAVTDLLVMITSVILNRIAGIYFPLSFLFITPVCSISIVLNYAIIGCSVWLTVAFTCDRFMAICCQKLKIKYCTVKTVVRVIGIVSILSCLKYTFIYFTFEPLYLIDNIPWLCSIKLIFYTSPAWTAYDWIHRILTPCLPFVLILLFNALTVRHILVASRARRRLRVHSNGEKQNDPEMEKRRKSIVLLFAVSGSFILLYLLRLLTFLYVRIANLSYFSGSNFNDSNFILEESGFVLQLLSSCINPFIYAGTQRQFREELKNGVKYPLNYLFKSFK from the coding sequence CTAACTTGATAGTGATTGTGATCCTTtcccgaggaagatgcggtctctccagatgtctcacttactacctggtgtccatggcagtgacTGATCTCCTAGTCATGATCACTtctgtgatattaaaccggattgctggtatttatttcccaCTCAGTTTTCTGTTCATCACACCAGTATGCAGTATCAGCATTGTCCTAAACTATGCGATCATaggctgttctgtctggttaacggtcGCTTTCACTTGTGAccgatttatggccatttgttgccagaagctgaaaataaaatattgcactgtGAAAACAGTGGTACGGGTTATCGGAATCGTGTCTATACTGAGCTGTTTAAAATATACCTTCATCTATTTTACATTTGAGCCTTTGTATTTAATTGACAATATACCCTGGCTTTGCAGcataaaattaatattttatacGTCACCTGCATGGACCGCTTATGACTGGATTcatcgcattttaaccccttgtctcccattcGTTCTGATTTTACTGTTCAATgctctgaccgtcagacacattttagtggccagcagagcacgcaggagactccgggtccacagcaatggagagaagcagaatgacccagagatggaaaagCGGAGAAAGTCCATTGTTTTACTGTTTGCTGTCTCAGGCAGCTTCATCCTATTATATTTGTTACGCCTTCTAACTTTCCTTTATGTTCGAATTGCGAATCTTAGTTATTTCTCCGGTTCCAATTTCAATGATTCAAATTTTATTCTGGAGGAAAGTGGATTTGTACTTCAGCTGTTGAGTTCCTGCATCAATCCATTTATTTATGCAGGTACCCAGAGACAATTCAGGGAGGAgttaaagaatggggtgaaatatccactGAATTATTTGTTTAAATCATTTAAATGA